From a single Nicotiana tabacum cultivar K326 chromosome 8, ASM71507v2, whole genome shotgun sequence genomic region:
- the LOC107808418 gene encoding uncharacterized protein LOC107808418, which translates to MESKFLSSIAPAPSPTLSTFQASSDVATDRTILSPAAKYPAPPTTPSTPLSAQDIRRWRPAAQRNLRNQWSKLAALRTKWFSLSSTARSYATSVVNSHLSQRYMDAMDLGVLTDMPDIRKKACRKLFKQQETYRNNLLSSYKDMVAVVTQMVNVSKSMRCYRKGTNGSALTEFSLFPGDQNDTGDSDGIPVFTFWSIFDFEKLALELVQMFVSETNIKRLLVMEICSIGSEEFSQVDRLKWSDHFYVGEFEDLLKCNSNSNEVLNQLVPRLESCNSRTSPMQSSNQLETNILQVYLTTWLAEVNVDKFRIGELFAMVGEEMHVTIS; encoded by the exons ATGGAGTCCAAATTCCTCTCTTCAATTGCTCCGGCGCCGTCGCCGACACTTTCTACCTTTCAGGCTTCCTCCGACGTAGCCACGGACCGGACTATTCTAAGTCCGGCTGCGAAATATCCGGCGCCGCCAACAACGCCTTCGACGCCGTTATCCGCTCAAGATATACGGCGATGGAGACCGGCGGCGCAACGAAACCTGAGAAACCAATGGTCTAAGTTGGCTGCTTTGCGGACGAAATGGTTTTCCTTATCCTCCACTGCTCGATCATATGCCACTTCTGTAGTCAATTCACATCTCTCCCAAAG GTATATGGATGCAATGGACTTGGGTGTTTTAACAGATATGCCTGATATACGTAAAAAGGCATGTAGGAAATTGTTCAAGCAGCAG GAGACTTATAGGAATAACCTCTTGTCATCTTACAAAGATATG GTGGCTGTTGTAACTCAGATGGTCAATGTTTCCAAATCTATGAGGTGTTACCGCAAAGGAACAAATGGCAGTGCACTTACTGAGTTTTCTTTGTTCCCCGGAGATCAGAATGACACTGGTGATAGTGATGGAATTCCTGTTTTCACCTTTTGGTCAATCTTTGATTTCG AGAAACTGGCATTGGAGCTAGTCCAGATGTTTGTGTCAGAAACGAATATAAAG CGGTTGCTTGTAATGGAAATATGCTCCATTGGTTCCGAGGAATTTTCACAAGTCGACAGGCTGAAATGGAGTGATCATTTCTATGTAGGAGAGTTTGAAGATCTGCTCAAATGCAATTCAAACTCAAATGAGGTTCTTAATCAACTCGTGCCCAGGCTAGAGAGCTGCAATTCTCGGACTTCCCCCATGCAATCGAGTAATCAATTAGAGACCAATATTCTCCAG GTTTACTTAACAACCTGGCTTGCAGAAGTCAATGTCGATAAATTCAG GATAGGTGAATTATTTGCTATGGTAGGTGAGGAGATGCATGTTACCATATCTTGA